The sequence below is a genomic window from Paenibacillus silvisoli.
TGGCTCCACGATTACCGATCCGCTGGAGATGCGGAAGGAGAAAATGCGCAATCTAGCCGTCGGCAATAAGAACGGGGCGTCGGCAACGAAATTATCGCTGCGCTACGGCGTTTGGGAGCGCGATCCGACCAGCGATCCCCGGGTTATCCGCTTCTGTTTCTCGGTGCCGGTGGAACAGTATGTCCAGAACGGCTTGGACCGCGCGCTAATTCGAAGGGCGACCCAGCATTATTTGCCCGACGAGGTAAGGCTGAATCAGCGCGTGCGGGGCATCCAAGGGGCGGATTGGGTTCACCGCACCATGCCCGCCTGGAAGTCGTTGACCGATGAGCTTAGGCAGCTCTGCGACGATCCCGCCGTTTCCGGGTACCTGCATGCCGATCGGATCCGGGATGCCGTTTCGCGGCTCGGCGGGGAACCGCGTCCGGAGCATGCTTTTCATCCGGAGATGCGAATGCTGATGCGAAGCCTCATTATTTACCGGTTCTTGAAGCGGTTTTAGTCAAGCTCCGACTCTTGAAAGGGGGTGAAAAACCATGGCGAACAAAAAAGAATGGCAGGCTCCGACCGTCGAAACGCTTGAGGTAAGCGAAACGATGTATGGAAAAGGCACGACGAATATCGACTTTGTCACAACGGAAGATATGGACATCTACACGCCGAGTTGATTGCGGTCCATTGCCCTTATACAACCCTTGCCGGGATTGTATAAGGGCCTCATTCTATCGCTTGGAAAGGAGTGAACAATCGAATGACTGCGAGAATTCCGACGGTTTATCAAGCATTCGGCATGCGGCTGCAGAGCGAAATCCCGCTCCCCGAACTGCCCGTGACCGCTCCGTTGAACGGCTATGAGCATCCGGATGTGGTCATTGAAGCGGCTGAACCCGGCGAACTATGGGGAGAGCTGGAGCTTGGCGGCACCAACTTCGCGTACAAAGGCGGCCGGTTCTTATTCCTCATTCCGGAGACCGCCGTTTATTGCATCGAAGACGGGCGGCGGATTACGGTCGCTCCGCTTGCCGGCGCAGATCCGGAGAAGGTGCGCGTTTATTTGCTGGGCACTTGCATGGGCGCGCTGCTCATGCTCCGCCATGTGCTTCCTTTGCACGGAAGCGCGGTCGTGATCGGCGGCAAAGCCTATGCTTTTCTTGGCGATTC
It includes:
- a CDS encoding paeninodin family lasso peptide, whose amino-acid sequence is MANKKEWQAPTVETLEVSETMYGKGTTNIDFVTTEDMDIYTPS